The segment ACATCCTTTGCCCATTGAACACGTGCCAAAGGATTTAATTCACGTGAATAAACAGCTAAAGAATTTATCGCTATCGGCGGAGTAGGTTTTTGCAATTCAAGGGAATGGACGTACTCATGGCAATCATGTTGCATATAGTCTGCAAGTTGCCATACATAACCGCCTGTTCCATTGTAAAAATTTAAACCTATCGGGTCTTGTTGCATAATGTTAAATCGACTTATTGGACTCTTTCAAGGTTTAAAGCTTTTGAAAAGTTTGTTCGTTCATATATATTTTAGGACATGAAATAAGATTGACTCATAAGAGGTTTATATTATTTCAAAATCAACAATTCTATCGAGTAGTTGGTGCACCTTTTAGCTTGTTGCATTGTTTACTTTAGAAAAAAACGCAGCTTTCTACGAACCATCATAAACTTCCCTTTTTTGTACAGTGCTATTTAACACAAAACCTAAAGTGCCTACGACCATTGTGGCGATGCCGATTGCAAGGAGAGTGTTTTGGGTATCATGCACACGAATAAAGCCTGCTCCGATAAAACCAATACACACAGATGTTTGTAGAATAAAGACATAAGCTGGCATTTGATTGTTTCTATGTTCTTTCGCAATGGCTTTCATCATAAAGCTTGCCATGAGGGCATTTTGCACGCCATTGGCTGCTCCAAGGATAAAAAATGAAACCATCATCAACCAAACAAAATCTGTTAAGGAAAAACAGAAAACTCCAAAGCCGATGATTGTTGCGGACAAAGATGCTCCAGCGGCATTGCCAAAGCGATTAAAAAGGCTAGAGAAGCAGAGTGGACCAACCACTAATCCTAGACTTACCATGCTTGCGATCATTCCATATGTTTGCGCGCTTAAATGAAGATTGGTACGGATACGGACAATAGATAAAACGTTGAGAGCAGAGGTGAGTATGATGGTGATAATGAGTGGCGTAAGAGCATAGAGAACATTTTTTTTACGCAATAATCCTCTTACATCTAGTCCTTTTTTGGTTTGCTCGGATGTGTTGATCTTTTCTGAATGTATTTTTAATATTTTAACACAGAATGTGGTGATAAAGGTTGCACAAAGAACGATGACTGAAAGCACAAACAACCCTTTTTGTCCGTTTGATAAACTGTATAACAGACCCCCTAAGAGGGGGCCTCCAATATAACCAAGGTTGCGAACTGTTTGGATGATACGATTGATGAAGTCTAACTGGTGATCATTCTTGACAAATTCAGGGACAGAAACGAGGATTGCAGACCAAAAGAGTGATCCAGCACATCCTAGTGCAAAAGAAATGGAAATGTATGCCCAAAATTGGTTTACGATTGCAGCTATGGCTATAAATATTGCTTGAAACAATAAAACAGCAGGCACTGTATAGGTGGGGCTGAGAAGATATAAGAGCCGTGGTGCAACTGGTCCAGCGCAAATTGCACCGATAAGTCCGGCGAGCAAGAGCATTGAAATAGAAGCTGTGCTTTTTGCTAAGTGGAGAGCAAATGTAACTTGCGCTGTTTCATCGGTAAAGCTGCTTAAAGCTAAAACAAGAAAAAAGCAAATTTGGGCAAGAATAATGGATTTTTTCTTTATCAAAGCGTTCCCCAAGATGCTAAAGCTTTTACGGTTTTTAAGACTTCTTCCCGCATGACAGGTGTGTATGATTTATCATTGAGTTTTGCTAAGTCGATTTTCTTTCCTGCTGAAAGTTGAGACAGGAAGCTCTCTAGATGAGCGCTATATTTAAAACTGGCACAATGCCCATTTGCGGCAATAAGCAGTTCTTTTGTTTCAGGTAAGAAAACCCATTGGAGGGTAGCAGAGGGGCGAAGCATAATTTCACTCTCAATTTCAGATACATCAACAAGAGGGCGGCCGACGCATAAACGCGAACTTGTGTCGCAAATTAATTGGGTAATAAGCATACGGCGTTTTAGGGAACTATTCGCAATTTCCGAGCTTAGAGCGGATAGCTGAAAAGTGTTCTCAGGGTTTAAACTTGCTCTACCCGATGTTCGAATATCATGTCGTGACCGCTCATCAATATGGAGGAGATGAGAAATATACTCTTTATATTTGTGAGCATCACTTGCTGTTTCCCAAAAGGCAATATTGACATTTACGGCAATATTTTTTCCAGTTTCGGCAACATGGAAAGCATCATGAGGAAAGTATGCAACACGATCAGTACGATTTTGTAGTGCGATCGCTGTTGATTTATACGATTCATATTCGGGGTATCTTAGCCCTTGGAGGTCATCTCGTGTACTGGGCCATGTGAACATTGTTTTCCCATCCCGTAGAGTGAAGCCGAAATTATGAGCATGATCCACGTGGACACCAACATGGGTAGAAGAATATCGACCGATGAAACAATCAATATCTACTCGTCCGCCTGGTCGAAAGCCCAAAGAGTGTGCTAACCGATCTGCAAATCTTTTTGCCACATCCCACATAATTGGGGTGGCCGCGTATAGCCCATAATACATGACTCCCCATTCTTTTCCCTCAGCACAGTGATCAACGCGGGTTATATATTCATCTATAGTTTGATCAGTGTCCGAAACGAGAAAGTTTGGAAGAGGGCGTGGGGTGCGCATTCCATTAATAACTGTTACTGCCTCAGATTGAGAGTTAAGCGCTAAAAGTTTATTTGGATTTTCTGCGTATTGCTTTAAAGCACGCAAAACATCCCTTTCATGAAAAGGGATGTTTGTAATTGACAATTCAGCTGCTTTCTTAGCCCAAACTTCTTGAGAAAAGCCCTCAGAAAACAATTTAAACATGACGATGAAATATGCTAAGCTTTCTTACACTGAATACGCTAAACGCATACAGGTTTGCACCCATAATACATTATTGAACTTCATGTAACACATTCACATCGCAGTCTTCTTTGAAAACTTGAGAATCGATACGTTGAGCGTATTTAGTGCTGCTCAAAGGTGGCGCAACATCATCGACAGCCAATTCAGAGATATTTTCTAATTCATGAAGTGAGATATTCATATTTCCCCCCTTAGATAGTTGATAAAAAATTGATGATAACCAAAATAAGTTATTGACAACCAAAGTTAGCAGAGATTTTATTTTTTGTCAAATAGTATGTTCATTGAAAATATCGCTTGTTTTTATAGAGGCTAAATGTTTTTTGCAAACGCAATTTTGTTCCTCAAGATATTGATTTTATGAAATTAATAGCTCTTTCCATCCTTCGTATTTTGTTAAAAAAATGAGAATGACAAGATATTTTGTATTGGTATTGTTTCATGAATGCTTTTACAGTGTAAGGTTCTTGTTCTATATACTAGAACAATGTCTATAAGAATGTGCATTGTTTTAGGTAGATAGAGGCTTCTTACAAATATCGCTTTCAACATGAAAATGAATGCAGAATATCGAAGCATATGATAGAAATTATCTTATAAACAGGAGAGAGTAAAAAAAGCAATTAAGAGTAGTTTGTAATAAAAAGCCGTACAGTCTGTACAGCTTTTTTCTAGTATTATGCCTTATGTCCCTGTCAGTTTTATAGTATATTTATAGCATGAAGGTGTCCTTATGGCTTCGATAGCCATAATAACCACAAACACTGGAAAGCAAGGCACCAATCAAGCCTCCTAAAAAGCCCCACCATCCCATGTAAGAGGCTGTCGTTGCAACTTTGTCTGCACTATGACGTGCTTCTTTCATCGTTTTGTCTAGCTTTTGAGAAAGTGTATGGGCCTGCGCTTCAAGGTCTTTAAGTGCCTGTTCGGTTTTTTCTTCTGCTGTTTGATAAAGATCAAGCGCATTGTTAGCGGTTTTTTGTGCATCCGCACGTGTCATGCCATTGTTCATCAGGGCTTTAACGATATCATTTTGATTGATGTCTTCTGTGATATCTTCGATACGATCAGAAAGATGATCATGGAGGTCTTTCAGAGTGGTGCGGTAGTGAGAAGGATCTTCCTTAAAAGCCGTTATCGCAGAACTGATCTCTTTAAGAGCGGCTTGATAGGATTGCTTTAAACGATCAGGATTGAGAGCAGGGATATCGCTTTTCTTGAGAAGTGTGCGTAATTCACTGCGCAATTTATCAAAATCAACGCCATTGTCCTTTATTTCACGAAAAAAGTTGGCAAAATTGTCATCATTTGCTTGTGAAAAGAAGGGGACAAGATTTGTTTTGAGGTTGTCTCCAGTTTGTTGGAGTGCCGATGTGCTTTCTCCAACAGCTTTCGCGCCTATTTTTGCTGTACTTGAAACCATGTGGACGGCTTGAAGGGTCATGATAAGGGTTAACAGAGCCCAAGTGAGAAAGCCATGAAGTGTGCCGGATGATTCAGCAAAGCGCCCAGCAACAAAGCTTCCTAAAGCAAGGCTGATAAGCATAACGATAAGAGAGCCAATCCCAAAGGAAAGAAAGCTTCCTGCAAAAGGTGTTGAAGAGGTGAAGTCCATTTGGTTGAACCCTAACGCTGCAACCAGAAAAGATAAGCAGATTGAAGTGGCAAGGGCTGTGATCAGTCCAGCAAAGATTGCTGACCATGAAATTGGTGTTTGAAAAAAGGGATAATCTGTCTCTAGCGATGTTTCTCCTAGAAAGTGGCTATCGAAGGGTGTATCCTCAGGAATGCGGGTTTCCATATTTTTATCTCCTCAAATGATGCTGGAGATAAAATGCCCCGTTAGCAATTATGTTCCAAAAGTGATAAGATATGCGCTAAAAAGGGCAGAAAACACTGAAAACAGATACTGACTATTACAAGGATGAGAATAAAACATTTTTTTAGGGAACTTTCGTTTCATACCCGTTGATTGAGAAGGTATGTTTTATAAGTGATAAATACTTTCAAGGGGAATAAAGAAAAAGTAAAAATATGATAATAAAGATTTTTTATTTATGTTCATAAATAAAAAAGAGTGTTATATTAATCAACATTCATTTTTAAGTTGCAAATTGTGTTTTCCCTCATGAGTTATAAATATACATTACCATTCATTATACTTATCGTATGCTTATCAACGGGAGGTCTGATTTCTACAGACATTTTTCTTCCGGCACTTGGAGAAATGCATCAATATTACCATGTTACTGAATCTCAGATTCAGAGTGCTGTAGCGATTTTTCTTTTTGCATTGGCTCTTGGACAGCTCATTTATGGTCCACTGAGTGATAATTTTGGGCGTAAAAAAACACTTCTGTTTGGCTTGTTTTTATGGTTATTGACCACGCTCAGTGTAATTTATACTGTTAATATTCATGCTTTCCTTGGATTGCGTTTTTTACAAGGACTTGGAGCTTGTGCAGGAATTGTTTTAAGCCGTGCTATTATCAATGATTTATTGGATAAAAAAGCGGCCGGAAAACTTTACTTGATTGTTTTTCCCTTTATTGGCATGTCACCAGCACTTGCTCCTTTAGTGGGAGGGCTCTTATTACAAGTTTTTAATTGGCAAGCTACCTTTATCTTTTTAAGCTTGTTTATATTTCTAACCATTTTGCTCTGTTATTTTGTGCTCACAGAAACCTTGCCACCTCAAAAACGTCAACGTTTTTCTTCAGTAGGATTTATAAAAGGATGTTTAGGCGTTCTTAGAAATAAACAATTTATTTTTTATGCGCTTATTCCGTGTTTTTCTTATGCGGCATATTTCGCTTATACTGTAGAATCGCCCTTTTTACTTACAACTTTAGGTTTGCCAGTAATATATATTGGTTATAGCTATATTGGTGTTTCTCTTCCATATATTATAGGAAATCTTGTAGCACGGTGGTTTTTTAAGCGAGAATCTATGGAAAGAACCGTATGGCGAGGGTATATTATTTTTGTTGTGGGTGGATTGTTATTTGCTCTACAAATGTATGTAAGCCCATGGCCGCTTGTGACGAGTTTTATGGCTATTGCTGTTCTCACTTTTGGGAATGGTTTTTTATTGCCTTTAGGGACAGCGTTGGCTATTTCTTCGCATCCACAAGCTGCTGGAGCAGCTTCCGGTATGATGGGAGCTTTACAATTGGGGAGCGCTGCGTTGAGTGCTGCGGTTATTGGAAAGATATCTGGGCACAATCCGCAGACAATGGCAGCTTTATTAGCAGTGTGTTGTCTGTTGGGTTTTATGATTTATATCTTCAAAGCGTATGATTTTATGCATTCAGAAAATAATTGAGAGAGATAAAAAAGAGCACGTCATGTGTAAACATTTTGCTGTTATTTTCCTTAAATGGAGATTGCCATAGCTGAGAATGGATTCTCATTAAGCGCATTGCATTGTACATATTTAAAATTTTTCGTCGTTTAATTGAATTTTGATACAATTGGTTATTCTTGACAGTTTTACAGGGAGGGGATTTTATGCGTGTTAGAGTTCTGAAATGTCTGCGTTTTAATCGTTATCTTCAGTTGGAAAGTTTTGGCTCCAATCGATCTTCTGAGAGAAGGCGATCTTCTGGGAGAAGGGATGCAGGAGATAAATAATGAACCTTCGTGTTGTCATTCTGTCTCCTGTGATGCCAATTTGGGATGACGGCGTTTTTTGTTCTTCATTTACAAAGCTATGTTTAGCAAAAGGATTCCAAATTACGCTATGCGATACAATGTCCCTTTTTCCGCGTGACTCTTCTTTTTGTAATAACTCCGCCCTAGAAATTTTGTCTTTTATTACAGAAAAACTGGAAAGACATTTTAAAGAGCCTTCCGTTCTCGTGGGTTTTTCTATGGCTGGAACATTAGTACAAATACTAGCTGCGCGGCTTTCAAATGTTCGAGCCGTCCTAGCTGTAAATGCGCCAGGCTATCCAGATACGCTTTTGCAACGGCGTATTGGACATATTCTTAATTTCTTGAAAAATAAAGATTTGTCAGGAGCGCTAGAAGCACTGAATGCTTTTATGCACTCTCGTGGAGTTATAAAAAAAAGAGCTTTATTGGAGGTTCCTACTGACAAAAAGAACATAGCTATTGAGCGTATGCAAAAGGGATTTCAACTCCTTTTAGAAATGGATGCAAGGGACGAGATTATCAAGTACACTGGAAAGTTTTTAGCTTTGATAGGTGAAAAATCGCAACTTGCAACTGTAGATAATCAAACACGAAGTCATTGTGTGAATCATGAATATAAGATTGTTGCTAATGCTGGTACGCGTTTATGGGATGATAATCCCGTTATGACGAATAGAATTCTTTCTGAATGGATGTGTGAATTATGAAAAAGAAAGTTCTTGTATTTCCTGGTGATGGGATAGGACCAGAAGTCTGTGATGCTGCGCTAATGGTCTTAGAGCAATTGAATTTGCCGATTGAATTAATCTATGGCGCTATTGGTTGGGAATGTTGGAAACAGGAAGGGGATTCTATTCCTCAAGCGACTTGGCAAAAAATAACGGAGAGTGATGCCATTTTACTTGGTGCTGTGACCAGTAAAGAGAAAGAGGTTGCTTTAAAGGAACTTGCGCCACATTTACAAGAAAGGCAACGGACCTATATTTCACCTGTCATTCAACTTCGCCAAAAGTTAGGCTTATTTGCCAATATACGTCCTATAAGATACATTATTGGTCCAAGAAAGCCTTTTCATTTTTGTGTTATCAGAGAGAATAGCGAGGGTCTCTATGCGGGGCTTGATTTTCGTAGTATATCTCCTGAAAAAGCAACATGGTTAAAACATCCCAATTTAGAAAAATATAGCCTTGAAGATGCCGCATGGACAGTACGGTTGCAGACACGCTTTGGTTTAGAGCGGATCTTTGAATATGCTTTTTCTTATGCACGAGAACATGGTTTCAAACGGGTTACTTTTGCTGATAAGCCAAATATCATGCGAGAAAGTAGCCCATTTGCTCAAGAAATTTTTGAGAAAGTTGCTCAAAATTATCCGGAGATTGAAGCAGATATTCACAATGTTGATGCGGTTGCTTTATGGATTGTAACAAAACCAGAACAGTTTGGTGTGATTGTTGCTGAAAATATGTTTGGTGATATTCTCTCTGGTCTTGGTGCTGGAGTGATGGGTGGATTGGGACTGGCGCCTAGTGCAAATGTGGGAAGCAAAATTGCTTATTTTGAACCCGTTCATGGCAGTGCACCGCGCATTGCTGGACAAAATAAAGCAAATCCTTCTGCTATGCTCTATACCACAGCTTTACTCTTGGATCATTTAGGTTTTAAAGAGGTGGCGCAACAATTGTCGGAGAGTGTTGATCAGGTTATTCGTGTTGGAAAAACGGTGACCTATGACTTAGGGGGGGTAGCCACGACACGTCAAATGGTTGAAGCTGTTACGAACTCTCTTGTAAATCCTATCCCTATTTGTCGAGCGGCGATTATTACGGTCGGTGATGAACTTCTTTCAGGACAGTATTTGAATACAAATTTGCAGGATTTGAGTCAAAGCCTGAACAAGAGAAACATCCAAGTTACCCGCCATTTTGTTTGTGCTGATCAATTACAGCAAATCAGTGAGACAGTGATTGCTTGTCTTGGACAAGAAAATCTCATCATTATCAGTGGAGGATTAGGACCAACGTCTGATGATAAAACCCGTGATGCGATTGCACAAGCTGTGCAAAAGCCCTTAGTCCATCATGAAGAGGTATGGCAAACAATCAAAGGTCAATTGCAACGGTTAGGGATTGCGCCGGATACCAATAATGCCCGTCAAGCGTTGTTTCCTGAGACGGCACAAGTTCTTGATAACCCTACGGGGACAGCACCTGGTTTCACCCTCTCTTGTAGTGGGAGTTCTCTTGTGGTCTTGCCTGGTCCGCCCACCCAGGCTCTGTCATTGTTAGAACATTATTTAGAACACGGTGAGAAAAAATATTTTACTGTACCGCGTGCTCAATATGCGTGGACTTTGATTGGAATTGATGAAAGTACTATTGCGCATTGGGTTGATAGCCATTTTGCCAATGAACCGTTTGAGCGGCATTTTTTATGGAAAAGTCCTTATGTCCTTGTACAACTGATTGGTAATTCATCAACACCCTTAGCACAGCATTTAATCGAAGAGTTTGAAGATCATTTTCGTCCATATTTGGTTGGTGCAGAAATTACTACTGCTTGTCAGCAATTAGCGAGGTATGCAGAAGTACATTGGTCAGCAAGTGATCCCATGCTTTTAAAATATTTTCAACAAACGGAAAAAAATGCGAAAGCTCTTCCACAGCTCGAGGTTAAGGTTAGCTTATCGCCTTCTTTAGAAGGTTTAGAAAACCAAAAAGAAAGCCTTGGGCATGCAACAATGACTGTACGAATTGAAGGGTTTGGTGATGATCATATTATGTTTCCCTATACGCGACCGCTGTTAGGTGTCGTCTTACAGGAATATGCTGCTTGGTTAGTTTTAAAAAGGTATTTGCAAGTAGAAACTTAAAAATGAAATTCTGAGGAGTTATAGAAAGACTTCCCTAGTTATTATTATTATAGTTTTGGTTAAAGGCGGTGTCGTTTTTATGCTATAGAGTGTTTGTATTTGCTAGTAGATTTTAGTCATCAGATAACAGCTGAGGAGTTTTAAATAACGAGCAAATAGGAAAATATTTTATTCTAAATGAATGCATAGAAAACGCAGCTATTGTCTTTAAAATTTTGTTGAGGCTATTATTGAGGTTAGAATTCTATATTAACGCATTTTGCAAAAAATATTGATACAGTTTAGTCTTAAAAAACATGCATTATAGGGGATTTTTATCATACAATAAAATCAAAATTGTTTTATTCTGTTTAGAAGAAAAAATCTCGGTGCATTTTGATTGAAAGAAGAGAGATCCGTTGTTAAGAGGGGCAATAAAGAAAATCTTTCTACTACAAGACAATGTGATGTCTCAATTCTTTACAATGCTGAATTTTTTTTAATTTTGTTGAAAAATATATCTGCAAGAAGTCTATCAAAAATATGCATTGTTCGTTTGCTTGTTAAATTGCCATAACATAAAGGAATCTCTGGAGGATTTTATACTATCGCTTTATCATTATATTTACCGGCCCCCAATGTTGTGACAGCTCTTGCATTAATACGATTCACAAGAGGCCTTTTTACTCCTTTCTTTAGAGTTTTTTATCCACACGCCAGTCCCGCTTATGATGTGCAAATAAATGATAATGATTTATTCAACATAAGAGGATTTGAGATGAGAGTATCTTACAATATTCTGGGGTCTCATTCAACATGCAAAATAATAAATTATCATTATAAATCAAAGCATTGTCATTATTAGGCGTTATGCGTCATATGTGGTGATTTCTAATTGTATGTCGTAAGTGAAAGTGATGTGTGGATAAAGAACGTTTTTAAAAGGAGTAACAAGCCTTTTATGAATCGTTTTGATGCAAGAATTGTTAAGCAATATTGGAAGTTGCTAAACAGGAAAATGATATTTGTTTTATATTTTTATAAGCGTAAAGATAATGATGCTTAACAGAAGCTCATATTTTTTGTGCTAAAAGCATAAATTCTATATTTGGCATGCACGATAGCATTTAACAATACTTTAAAGAAGAAAAAAGGAGAAATTGTACGCTGCAAAAAATATATACGCAACATTTTTAGAGTTTAAAACTATATATCATTGTTATTCTTAAATGAATATTTTTAATATATCTCAACAAAAAGATATATATATCTTATAAAGAATTTCGCTATTTATTTCTATTCTTTTTACGTAGAATATTTCTACGATTCACTGCTTGACAATTTAAATATATATCTCGTTTGTTTTTGATTAATTTTGAGGATATCTAGATAAATTTTATAAAAAGTCATTTTGAATCAAAATCTACAGTATTGGAATTATTATACAAGATCTATGAGGGAATCATTACTCATCTAGTCCCCTTTCTCGTAATATTC is part of the Bartonella machadoae genome and harbors:
- a CDS encoding MFS transporter, with amino-acid sequence MIKKKSIILAQICFFLVLALSSFTDETAQVTFALHLAKSTASISMLLLAGLIGAICAGPVAPRLLYLLSPTYTVPAVLLFQAIFIAIAAIVNQFWAYISISFALGCAGSLFWSAILVSVPEFVKNDHQLDFINRIIQTVRNLGYIGGPLLGGLLYSLSNGQKGLFVLSVIVLCATFITTFCVKILKIHSEKINTSEQTKKGLDVRGLLRKKNVLYALTPLIITIILTSALNVLSIVRIRTNLHLSAQTYGMIASMVSLGLVVGPLCFSSLFNRFGNAAGASLSATIIGFGVFCFSLTDFVWLMMVSFFILGAANGVQNALMASFMMKAIAKEHRNNQMPAYVFILQTSVCIGFIGAGFIRVHDTQNTLLAIGIATMVVGTLGFVLNSTVQKREVYDGS
- a CDS encoding TIGR04086 family membrane protein — protein: METRIPEDTPFDSHFLGETSLETDYPFFQTPISWSAIFAGLITALATSICLSFLVAALGFNQMDFTSSTPFAGSFLSFGIGSLIVMLISLALGSFVAGRFAESSGTLHGFLTWALLTLIMTLQAVHMVSSTAKIGAKAVGESTSALQQTGDNLKTNLVPFFSQANDDNFANFFREIKDNGVDFDKLRSELRTLLKKSDIPALNPDRLKQSYQAALKEISSAITAFKEDPSHYRTTLKDLHDHLSDRIEDITEDINQNDIVKALMNNGMTRADAQKTANNALDLYQTAEEKTEQALKDLEAQAHTLSQKLDKTMKEARHSADKVATTASYMGWWGFLGGLIGALLSSVCGYYGYRSHKDTFML
- a CDS encoding multidrug effflux MFS transporter — encoded protein: MSYKYTLPFIILIVCLSTGGLISTDIFLPALGEMHQYYHVTESQIQSAVAIFLFALALGQLIYGPLSDNFGRKKTLLFGLFLWLLTTLSVIYTVNIHAFLGLRFLQGLGACAGIVLSRAIINDLLDKKAAGKLYLIVFPFIGMSPALAPLVGGLLLQVFNWQATFIFLSLFIFLTILLCYFVLTETLPPQKRQRFSSVGFIKGCLGVLRNKQFIFYALIPCFSYAAYFAYTVESPFLLTTLGLPVIYIGYSYIGVSLPYIIGNLVARWFFKRESMERTVWRGYIIFVVGGLLFALQMYVSPWPLVTSFMAIAVLTFGNGFLLPLGTALAISSHPQAAGAASGMMGALQLGSAALSAAVIGKISGHNPQTMAALLAVCCLLGFMIYIFKAYDFMHSENN
- a CDS encoding alpha/beta fold hydrolase, with protein sequence MNLRVVILSPVMPIWDDGVFCSSFTKLCLAKGFQITLCDTMSLFPRDSSFCNNSALEILSFITEKLERHFKEPSVLVGFSMAGTLVQILAARLSNVRAVLAVNAPGYPDTLLQRRIGHILNFLKNKDLSGALEALNAFMHSRGVIKKRALLEVPTDKKNIAIERMQKGFQLLLEMDARDEIIKYTGKFLALIGEKSQLATVDNQTRSHCVNHEYKIVANAGTRLWDDNPVMTNRILSEWMCEL
- a CDS encoding isocitrate/isopropylmalate dehydrogenase family protein; this encodes MKKKVLVFPGDGIGPEVCDAALMVLEQLNLPIELIYGAIGWECWKQEGDSIPQATWQKITESDAILLGAVTSKEKEVALKELAPHLQERQRTYISPVIQLRQKLGLFANIRPIRYIIGPRKPFHFCVIRENSEGLYAGLDFRSISPEKATWLKHPNLEKYSLEDAAWTVRLQTRFGLERIFEYAFSYAREHGFKRVTFADKPNIMRESSPFAQEIFEKVAQNYPEIEADIHNVDAVALWIVTKPEQFGVIVAENMFGDILSGLGAGVMGGLGLAPSANVGSKIAYFEPVHGSAPRIAGQNKANPSAMLYTTALLLDHLGFKEVAQQLSESVDQVIRVGKTVTYDLGGVATTRQMVEAVTNSLVNPIPICRAAIITVGDELLSGQYLNTNLQDLSQSLNKRNIQVTRHFVCADQLQQISETVIACLGQENLIIISGGLGPTSDDKTRDAIAQAVQKPLVHHEEVWQTIKGQLQRLGIAPDTNNARQALFPETAQVLDNPTGTAPGFTLSCSGSSLVVLPGPPTQALSLLEHYLEHGEKKYFTVPRAQYAWTLIGIDESTIAHWVDSHFANEPFERHFLWKSPYVLVQLIGNSSTPLAQHLIEEFEDHFRPYLVGAEITTACQQLARYAEVHWSASDPMLLKYFQQTEKNAKALPQLEVKVSLSPSLEGLENQKESLGHATMTVRIEGFGDDHIMFPYTRPLLGVVLQEYAAWLVLKRYLQVET